A portion of the Acidihalobacter yilgarnensis genome contains these proteins:
- a CDS encoding porin — protein MKKTVIATALSLLAATPIAAQAANATLYGRVWLEMYNAGKTSATGNSSTYFGDDSSNIGVKGSEKINDSVTGYYKIEAGYNAMNASANVSAYHTPSPGFYTRFGYLGVKGSDYGSVTIGRQVDYYYSLIEDATYVTDVVAAPINPINANGYTYRVDAINYLSPNMGGFQLGVAYVGAGTDSQGQQQGMIQIGAKYAFGAGGYVSAAFMSIPKDNVGSNTGWYLSSLGATRLGDAKNMAGIAAGYKFGAFGVDANFQRLSPRADGPSQLGNVTGTAGSVTSAVQTIALQGSYDVGNNYTFVQYSQAKWAAVSNKTANRVTLGLNHHFSKQFSASGELELNNRYANSKLVDSVSAKANTVVAIGMRYNF, from the coding sequence ATGAAAAAGACGGTTATTGCAACCGCACTTAGCCTCCTGGCAGCCACACCTATCGCTGCGCAAGCTGCCAATGCCACATTGTATGGTCGGGTCTGGCTCGAAATGTACAACGCCGGCAAAACCAGCGCCACGGGCAACTCGTCGACCTATTTCGGTGACGACTCGAGCAACATCGGTGTCAAGGGTAGCGAAAAAATCAACGACTCCGTCACCGGCTACTACAAAATTGAGGCCGGATACAATGCCATGAATGCCAGCGCCAACGTTAGTGCCTACCATACCCCCAGCCCCGGCTTCTATACCCGCTTCGGCTACTTGGGCGTCAAGGGCAGCGACTACGGCAGCGTCACAATCGGGCGTCAGGTTGATTACTACTACTCGCTCATAGAAGACGCAACCTACGTGACCGACGTGGTTGCAGCCCCGATCAATCCGATTAACGCCAACGGCTATACCTACCGTGTCGATGCAATCAACTACCTTAGCCCGAACATGGGTGGTTTCCAATTGGGTGTGGCCTACGTCGGGGCCGGAACCGACAGCCAAGGTCAGCAGCAGGGGATGATCCAGATCGGTGCCAAGTACGCTTTCGGCGCCGGCGGCTATGTGAGCGCGGCCTTCATGTCCATTCCCAAGGACAATGTGGGCAGCAATACGGGTTGGTATCTGTCTTCACTCGGCGCAACGCGACTGGGCGATGCCAAGAACATGGCGGGTATCGCGGCCGGTTACAAATTCGGCGCCTTTGGTGTGGACGCCAACTTTCAGCGCCTGAGCCCGCGCGCGGATGGCCCAAGTCAGCTCGGCAACGTCACGGGCACTGCGGGCAGCGTCACAAGCGCCGTGCAGACTATCGCGCTGCAGGGCTCGTATGATGTGGGCAACAATTACACCTTCGTCCAGTATAGCCAGGCCAAGTGGGCCGCTGTCAGCAACAAAACAGCTAATCGAGTGACCCTGGGGCTGAACCATCACTTCAGCAAGCAATTCAGCGCGTCAGGCGAGCTCGAACTGAATAACCGCTACGCCAACAGCAAGTTGGTGGATAGCGTTAGTGCCAAGGCCAATACGGTGGTTGCCATCGGTATGCGTTACAACTTCTGA
- a CDS encoding hotdog fold thioesterase, which produces MSAHLGIRFIEIGPNFLRASMQVDHRTRQPFGRLHGGASCVLTEEIGSMASWLCLEDPAVEAAVGIQISANHLRGKQAGQVIATARPLHLGRSTHVWDVQIEDEEYRPICISRLTLAIIRRTSTEGITEICSQT; this is translated from the coding sequence ATGAGTGCACACTTGGGCATTCGATTTATCGAAATCGGCCCGAATTTCCTGCGTGCCAGCATGCAGGTCGACCACCGCACGCGCCAACCTTTCGGGCGCCTACACGGTGGCGCCTCATGCGTATTGACCGAAGAAATCGGCAGCATGGCCTCATGGCTGTGCCTGGAAGATCCCGCCGTAGAAGCCGCCGTCGGCATACAGATCAGCGCAAACCACCTGCGCGGCAAACAGGCCGGACAGGTGATCGCCACTGCACGCCCACTGCATCTTGGACGTTCGACGCACGTCTGGGATGTACAGATCGAAGACGAGGAATATCGCCCAATTTGTATATCCCGACTGACTCTGGCAATTATTCGTCGGACCAGCACAGAGGGCATAACCGAAATCTGTTCACAAACCTGA
- a CDS encoding glycerol-3-phosphate dehydrogenase/oxidase, which translates to MSVEQYDLIVIGGGIQGAGVAQAAAAAGHSVALFEQYDMLAQGTSSRSSKLIHGGLRYLETRQFSLVRECLRERALLLKNAPDLVSLKAFHIPVYEGARHGVFMLKAGLAAYALLNGLRADSHFNGLPRSAWDGLDGLRTDGLRAVLRYYDGQADDAALTRAVMTSAIELGAELRLSHTAECIELNPAGVEVTFQTDAGEFHCRARALVNAAGPWALRVLDRVMPAQSIVPVELVAGTHVILDRRLDVGIYYVEASDGRPVFIMPWQGQTLIGTTERVFNGDPTCIKPTAGEVDYLLDTYRRYFPGEIPQMTNAFAGLRVLPSGGDPNRRPRETLFLTDRKHKPRVLSVLGGKLTAYRATAERIMNKLELPERMARGDTRRLSLRAQ; encoded by the coding sequence ATGTCTGTGGAACAATATGATCTGATTGTGATCGGGGGTGGTATTCAGGGTGCCGGCGTGGCACAGGCGGCGGCTGCCGCAGGTCATTCCGTCGCACTTTTCGAGCAGTACGATATGCTGGCGCAAGGCACTTCCTCTCGTTCCAGTAAATTGATTCATGGTGGCCTCCGGTATTTGGAAACGAGGCAGTTTTCGCTGGTGCGTGAATGCCTGCGTGAGCGCGCATTGTTACTTAAAAATGCACCGGATTTGGTGAGTTTGAAGGCTTTTCACATCCCGGTGTATGAAGGCGCGCGGCATGGAGTATTCATGCTCAAGGCTGGGTTGGCTGCTTACGCGTTGCTCAATGGCTTGCGTGCGGATTCACATTTTAACGGATTGCCCCGAAGTGCCTGGGATGGCTTGGATGGGCTGCGCACAGACGGTCTACGTGCCGTGCTGCGCTATTACGATGGGCAGGCCGATGACGCTGCATTGACACGTGCGGTGATGACTTCTGCGATCGAACTTGGCGCCGAATTGAGGCTTTCACATACGGCCGAGTGTATCGAATTGAATCCGGCTGGTGTCGAGGTGACATTTCAAACGGACGCAGGGGAATTTCACTGTCGAGCACGTGCGCTGGTCAATGCTGCAGGGCCTTGGGCGTTGCGTGTGCTGGATAGGGTGATGCCAGCCCAATCCATAGTGCCGGTTGAGCTTGTGGCGGGTACGCATGTGATACTCGATCGGCGGCTTGATGTCGGTATTTACTATGTTGAAGCAAGCGACGGACGTCCGGTCTTCATCATGCCTTGGCAAGGGCAGACGCTGATCGGTACGACAGAGCGTGTCTTTAACGGCGATCCCACATGTATCAAGCCCACGGCCGGCGAAGTCGATTATCTGCTTGATACCTATCGACGTTATTTCCCCGGTGAAATACCGCAGATGACGAATGCCTTTGCCGGGCTGCGCGTACTGCCTTCGGGCGGCGATCCGAATCGTCGTCCACGAGAGACATTGTTCTTGACCGACCGGAAGCACAAGCCGCGCGTGCTCAGTGTACTTGGTGGAAAATTGACGGCGTATCGGGCTACCGCCGAACGTATTATGAATAAACTCGAACTGCCCGAACGCATGGCAAGAGGCGACACGCGTCGGCTTAGTCTTCGGGCGCAATGA
- a CDS encoding glycerophosphodiester phosphodiesterase family protein, which yields MKKYRFIAHRGDREFFPENTLAGFASALKLGADGIEFDVQIAADGEAVISHDDYLDRCCGISGSILDSTKAQLERISAHEPARFGEQYSSVCLPMLIDAINLFNQHEYPEIFVEIKEESIVRHGWARVLKSLSEVMCRAEFSWTLISFDDEIIRQARVRLGWKIGWVLSEDEAWDESRLRALGPDYVFASLHALESSSHSVWSGSWRWVIYGVNHPDDVIYLEKLDVFDYETDRLGFMLDAMRN from the coding sequence ATGAAAAAATACCGTTTCATCGCCCATCGTGGAGATCGTGAGTTTTTTCCTGAGAATACCTTGGCCGGGTTTGCATCTGCGTTGAAGCTGGGTGCGGACGGCATTGAATTCGATGTTCAGATTGCCGCAGATGGTGAAGCGGTAATCAGCCATGATGACTATCTGGATAGATGCTGCGGTATTTCTGGGAGCATTCTGGATTCGACGAAGGCGCAGCTTGAGAGGATCTCCGCACATGAGCCAGCACGGTTTGGCGAGCAATATTCAAGTGTTTGTTTGCCAATGTTGATTGATGCAATCAACTTGTTTAATCAACATGAATACCCAGAAATTTTTGTCGAAATCAAAGAGGAGAGTATCGTGCGTCACGGTTGGGCACGAGTGCTAAAGTCCTTGAGTGAAGTCATGTGCCGAGCTGAATTTTCATGGACATTGATATCCTTCGATGATGAAATCATTCGTCAAGCAAGAGTGCGCTTGGGTTGGAAGATCGGTTGGGTGTTGTCGGAGGATGAGGCTTGGGATGAAAGTCGTCTGCGTGCATTGGGGCCTGACTACGTATTCGCCTCGCTACACGCACTGGAGTCCTCTTCCCATTCGGTATGGTCGGGGTCATGGCGCTGGGTGATATATGGCGTGAATCATCCTGATGACGTCATTTATCTTGAAAAATTAGATGTTTTTGATTATGAAACGGACCGCTTGGGTTTCATGCTTGATGCCATGAGAAACTGA